The following are encoded together in the Bicyclus anynana chromosome 2, ilBicAnyn1.1, whole genome shotgun sequence genome:
- the LOC128198014 gene encoding protein Wnt-1-like, producing the protein MKLFWKVLCALLLLVEAVMGNWWNLAAPNRPVQSSNTSVETFTTLHKESCHRLEYLVERQKQLCMLSDKMVQVIQTGAQQAIDECQHQFRNSRWNCSTVDNSTDIFGGVLKFKSRESAFVHALSAAALAHTVARACSRGELNECSCDARVRKRTPRHWQWGGCSEDIRYGEKFSRDFVDAKEDKDNDEGLMNLHNNEAGRRAVRGRMQRVCKCHGMSGSCSVRVCWRRLPQLRLVGDVLSTRYEGASHVKVVERKRGKNIRKLRPLHPDIKKPNKTDLVYLEDSPDYCEPNDELGILGTRGRTCNRTSAGLDGCRLLCCGRGYQTRVRDHEEKCRCRFVWCCRVHCEICRSKRDHHVCN; encoded by the exons GAATTTAGCAGCACCGAATAGGCCTGTACAATCGTCTAACACCTCTGTGGAAACCTTTACGACACTGCACAAAGAAAGCTGCCATAGATTAGAGTATCTCGTCGAACGACAAAAGCAATTATGTATGCTTTCTGATAAAATGGTACAG GTGATACAAACAGGAGCGCAGCAGGCAATAGATGAATGTCAGCATCAATTTCGGAATAGCCGTTGGAACTGCAGTACTGTCGACAATTCCACTGATATATTCGGCGGAGTGCTTAAATTTA AATCTCGCGAGTCTGCCTTCGTTCATGCCCTATCAGCAGCAGCATTGGCTCACACAGTTGCTCGCGCGTGCAGTCGGGGCGAACTAAACGAGTGTTCCTGTGACGCTCGTGTTAGAAAGCGAACGCCGCGGCATTGGCAGTGGGGTGGTTGTTCTGAG GATATAAGATATGGAGAAAAGTTCAGTCGTGACTTTGTAGATGCTAAAGAAGACAAGGACAATGATGAAGGTCTCATGAACTTACATAACAATGAAGCTGGCCGCAGA GCAGTCCGCGGCAGGATGCAGCGCGTGTGCAAGTGCCACGGCATGTCGGGCTCGTGCTCCGTGCGCGTGTGCTGGCGCCGCCTGCCGCAGCTGCGGCTGGTGGGCGACGTGCTGAGCACCAGATACGAGGGCGCCTCTCATGTTAAG gtTGTAGAgaggaagagaggcaagaataTAAGAAAACTGCGACCGCTGCATCCTGATATAAAGAAACCGAACAAAACCGATCTAGTCTATCTCGAGGACTCTCCCGATTACTGTGAACCAAACGATGA gtTAGGGATATTAGGCACGCGAGGCAGAACTTGTAATAGGACGTCGGCTGGTTTGGACGGGTGTCGATTGCTTTGCTGCGGTCGCGGGTACCAGACCCGAGTGAGGGACCATGAAGAGAAATGCAGATGCCGATTCGTTTGGTGTTGTCGGGTGCATTGCGAAATATGTAGATCCAAACGTGATCACCACGTGTGCAATTGA
- the LOC128198650 gene encoding chitin deacetylase 8-like, with the protein MHYNICRSKYQGNMRSVVVVFLVAIYFAVAYAEDELPLAEPCDEDLCKAPDCRCSSQDIPGNLEPRNTPQFVLLTFDDAITELNTQTYRSIIYRRTNANKCPIGVTFFMHHEYTDYIMVNELYNQGFEIALHSISHRIPQDFWRYASYEELMREIGDQKQQIAFFANIPVNTIHGVRSPFLQMSGNNTFKMMQSAGITYDSSWPTTRFTDPGMWPYTLDFESTQDCVVGPCPTASIPGPWVIPMITWTDLGGFPCSMVDACFHTPDTEEEWFQFFFKNFQKHYFGNRAPFGFYIHEAFIRPRPHVWRAIERFLDVLNNINDVFMVNANEVIDWVKNPIPVNEYVKKDCRRTTPAACRPTICPGLFSADTEKRYYMRVCSRCPRSYPWVNNPLGL; encoded by the exons atgcattacaA CATTTGCCGATCGAAGTACCAGGGCAATATGAGATCGGTGGTTGTGGTATTTTTAGTGGCAATATATTTTGCTGTCGCTTATGCCGAAGATGAACTACCCTTGGCAGAACCTTGTGACGAGGATTTATGCAAAGCTCCCGACTGCAGGTGCTCGAGTCAGGATATACCAGGAAATCTAGAACCTAGAAATACCCCACAG TTCGTCCTATTAACATTCGACGATGCGATTACCGAGCTCAACACACAGACCTACCGTTCAATAATCTATAGACGTACGAATGCAAACAAATGCCCCATTGGGGTCACTTTTTTCATGCACCACGAGTACACAGACTATATCATGGTCAACGAGCTATACAACCAAGGCTTCGAGATCGCCCTACACTCCATCTCGCACAGAATACCGCAAGACTTCTGGCGATATGCCAGTTACGAGGAATTGATGCGCGAGATCGGAGATCAGAAACAACAAATTGCGTTTTTCGCAAATATTCCAGTTAACACAATACATG GAGTCCGCAGTCCATTTTTGCAAATGAGTGGAAACAATACTTTTAAAATGATGCAAAGTGCGGGTATCACGTACGATTCGTCCTGGCCAACTACTAGATTCACCGACCCGGGTATGTGGCCTTATACCCTGGACTTTGAATCTACGCAAGATTGCGTCGTCGGGCCTTGTCCTACCGCAAGTATTCCCGGACCTTGGGTGATCCCTATGATTACTTGGACGGATTTAGGGGGATTTCCCTGCTCTATGGTCGATGCCTGTTTCCATAC acCGGATACCGAAGAAGAATGGTTCCAGTTCTTTTTCAAGAACTTCCAAAAGCACTACTTCGGCAACCGCGCACCCTTCGGGTTTTACATCCACGAGGCGTTCATCAGGCCTAGGCCACATGTGTGGAGAGCTATTGAACGGTTTCTTGATGTCCTCAACAACATTAATGACGTATTTATG GTGAACGCGAACGAAGTAATAGATTGGGTAAAGAATCCTATTCCAGTCAACGAATATGTTAAGAAGGACTGCAGACGCACCACCCCAGCAGCGTGCCGCCCTACGATCTGTCCAGGTCTCTTCAGCGCAGACACGGAG AAACGATACTATATGCGAGTCTGCAGCAGGTGCCCTCGAAGTTACCCGTGGGTGAATAATCCACTCGGACTGTAA